One genomic region from Streptomyces sp. NBC_00457 encodes:
- a CDS encoding aromatic amino acid ammonia-lyase: MSSRIVDMPEAAHTGLVVLDGVGLGVADVVRLADGGARPVPGTEAMKRAEESWDAARQIAATGRVYGRSTGVGANRNEDVPTEAAAGHGLRLLRSHAGGIGDELPARQVRAMLAVRANQLLAGGAGLRPSVVTALCEALESGAYPVVNEFGSVGTGDLAALAQVGLALAGEHPWRGSGAPEPQPLDNNDALALISSNALTLGQAALAVHELRGLIGATQVVGALSLLAVDGSYEAYAAPVHAARPHRGSSEVARRMRELLGAADRPTPPLGRIQDPYGFRCLPQIHGPAQDAADALEEVLNVEINAAAENPLISPEDMTAYHHGGFYQAQLALSLDHFRLALTQVARLSTSRLSTLNEPAYTRLKPFLADNEPASSGVMILEYAAAAALGDLRAFSAPASLGHAVLSRGVEEQASFASLAARQTLRACGAYRLVVGCELVAAVRALHLRGLRPDPELPVGRALELAESVLDDDLADRPLTDDVTAATALLDRFTDIWRGSES; encoded by the coding sequence ATGTCGTCTCGGATCGTGGACATGCCGGAGGCCGCGCATACCGGCCTGGTCGTCCTCGACGGTGTCGGGCTCGGCGTCGCGGACGTCGTGCGCCTCGCCGACGGTGGAGCGCGGCCGGTCCCCGGGACCGAGGCCATGAAACGCGCCGAGGAGTCCTGGGACGCCGCCCGGCAGATCGCCGCGACCGGACGCGTCTACGGCCGCTCCACCGGCGTCGGCGCCAACCGGAACGAGGACGTGCCCACCGAGGCCGCCGCCGGACACGGCCTCCGTCTGCTGCGCAGCCACGCCGGCGGCATCGGCGACGAGCTCCCGGCCCGGCAGGTGCGGGCCATGCTCGCCGTCCGCGCCAATCAGCTGCTGGCCGGCGGCGCGGGCCTGCGCCCCTCCGTCGTCACCGCCCTGTGCGAGGCGCTGGAGAGCGGCGCGTACCCGGTCGTGAACGAGTTCGGTTCGGTCGGCACCGGCGACCTCGCCGCCCTCGCGCAGGTCGGGCTCGCGCTGGCCGGCGAGCACCCGTGGCGCGGCTCCGGGGCGCCCGAACCGCAGCCCCTCGACAACAACGACGCCCTCGCGCTGATCAGCAGCAACGCCCTCACCCTCGGCCAGGCCGCCCTCGCCGTGCACGAACTGCGCGGGCTGATCGGCGCCACCCAGGTCGTCGGCGCGCTGTCACTGCTCGCCGTCGACGGCTCGTACGAGGCGTACGCCGCCCCCGTGCACGCCGCCCGCCCGCACCGGGGTTCCTCCGAAGTCGCCCGCCGGATGCGGGAGTTGCTCGGTGCGGCGGACCGGCCGACCCCTCCCCTCGGGCGGATCCAGGACCCGTACGGCTTCCGCTGCCTGCCCCAGATCCACGGGCCCGCGCAGGACGCGGCGGACGCGCTGGAGGAGGTGCTGAACGTCGAGATCAACGCCGCCGCCGAGAACCCGCTGATCTCCCCCGAGGACATGACCGCCTACCACCACGGCGGCTTCTACCAGGCCCAACTCGCCCTGTCCCTGGACCACTTCAGGCTCGCGCTCACACAGGTGGCGAGGCTGTCCACCTCCCGCCTGTCCACCCTCAACGAGCCCGCCTACACCCGCCTCAAGCCCTTCCTCGCCGACAACGAACCCGCCTCCTCCGGCGTGATGATCCTCGAGTACGCCGCCGCGGCGGCCCTCGGCGATCTGCGGGCCTTCTCCGCTCCCGCGTCGCTCGGCCACGCTGTACTCTCCCGGGGCGTCGAGGAGCAGGCCAGCTTCGCCTCGCTCGCCGCCCGGCAGACGCTGCGGGCGTGCGGCGCGTACCGTCTCGTGGTGGGCTGCGAACTCGTCGCCGCCGTACGGGCGTTGCACCTGCGCGGCCTCAGGCCCGACCCCGAGCTGCCGGTCGGCCGGGCGCTGGAACTGGCCGAGTCGGTGCTCGACGACGACCTGGCCGACCGGCCGCTCACGGACGACGTGACGGCCGCGACCGCACTGCTGGACCGTTTCACGGACATCTGGAGGGGCAGCGAGTCATGA
- a CDS encoding transcriptional regulator, giving the protein MTTVRTSPATPPPRLPVRDRTAADRRARVGVSPMLSRLADERATGVLLRERGTLHLAEGHVVHAESPSSPGLDALLTRPDIAEGALEICHLLALYDAAYFALSPSSTPGRFRYEAEPSPGPGRPVPVAAVEHETLRRRDLLHAIWPDPSTDADPLIRADPADAPPVTPRQRAVLTRVDGVRTATDIARELGRPAFHTLVDIRRLAAAGLVTATTAHGARASVPAEPLPPPPPDPDIALLKRVRDALEAL; this is encoded by the coding sequence CCGGACGGCAGCCGATCGGCGTGCGAGGGTCGGTGTGTCGCCGATGCTCAGCCGACTCGCCGACGAGCGCGCCACCGGCGTCCTGCTGCGCGAACGCGGCACGCTCCACCTCGCCGAGGGCCATGTGGTGCACGCCGAGAGCCCGTCCTCCCCCGGCCTCGACGCGCTGCTCACCCGGCCCGACATCGCCGAGGGCGCCCTGGAGATCTGCCATCTGCTCGCGCTCTACGACGCCGCGTACTTCGCCCTGTCCCCCAGCAGCACACCGGGCCGCTTCCGTTACGAGGCCGAGCCCTCGCCCGGCCCCGGCCGCCCGGTCCCGGTGGCCGCCGTGGAACACGAGACGCTCCGCCGGCGCGACCTCCTGCACGCCATCTGGCCCGATCCCTCGACGGACGCCGATCCCCTGATCAGGGCCGACCCCGCGGACGCCCCGCCCGTCACCCCCCGGCAGCGGGCGGTCCTGACCCGGGTGGACGGCGTCCGGACGGCGACGGACATCGCACGGGAGCTGGGCCGCCCGGCGTTCCACACGCTGGTGGACATACGGCGGTTGGCGGCGGCGGGGCTGGTGACCGCGACCACCGCACACGGCGCGCGGGCCTCCGTACCCGCCGAGCCGCTGCCGCCGCCACCGCCCGATCCCGACATCGCCTTGCTGAAGAGAGTCAGGGATGCGCTGGAGGCCCTTTGA
- a CDS encoding roadblock/LC7 domain-containing protein gives MAADPAILDELHRLTTRVPQLTGALAASVDGLVIAADTPGCEPESVAALTAAALGVAVRMTDVTGQGELRELLVRGVQGYVATYAAGRSAVLTLLARDDVSVGRLHLEGRRAATRIGELVDARPKTRPAPAKAANGAVPKPPPTRTRTPRTNRTTPTTTES, from the coding sequence ATGGCGGCCGACCCGGCAATACTCGACGAACTCCACCGGCTCACCACCCGCGTCCCCCAGCTGACCGGCGCCCTCGCCGCCAGTGTCGACGGCCTGGTCATCGCCGCGGACACCCCCGGCTGCGAACCCGAGAGCGTCGCCGCCCTGACCGCCGCCGCGCTGGGCGTGGCCGTACGGATGACGGACGTCACCGGCCAGGGCGAGCTGCGCGAACTGCTCGTACGCGGCGTGCAGGGCTATGTGGCGACGTACGCGGCGGGCCGCAGCGCCGTACTGACGCTGCTGGCCCGGGACGACGTGAGCGTCGGCCGCCTCCACCTGGAGGGGCGCCGCGCGGCCACCCGTATCGGAGAGCTCGTCGACGCCCGGCCCAAGACGAGGCCGGCCCCGGCCAAGGCCGCGAACGGTGCCGTGCCCAAGCCCCCGCCCACCCGCACCAGAACTCCCCGCACCAACCGCACCACACCCACCACCACCGAAAGTTGA
- a CDS encoding MurR/RpiR family transcriptional regulator → MTAEGSTSVTDSPAARLQALFEGHRLTPTQRRIAHSMVRRAAEVPFLSSVELAELAGVSQPSVTRFAVALGFDGYPALRKHLREVAPAEQTGASASYNEYQQAVEAEIENLRHLAELLADPRPVARAGRLLAASRPLPVLGLRAAASQAYGFAYFAAKVHPDVRLLNEGGTMIHDRIDAAVRAGASTLLCFALPRHPREVVDTLGYAKEAGLTVVTVADSAFAPVAKVSDLLLPAAVGTGLAFDTACAPMLLGRVLLEAMCDDLPDAQARLEEFDAKAAAKGLFVE, encoded by the coding sequence ATGACCGCCGAGGGGAGTACGAGCGTGACCGACAGCCCGGCCGCACGGCTGCAGGCGCTCTTCGAGGGGCACCGGCTGACGCCGACCCAGCGGCGCATCGCGCACAGCATGGTGCGGCGGGCGGCCGAGGTGCCGTTCCTGTCCAGCGTGGAGCTGGCCGAGCTGGCCGGGGTCAGCCAGCCGTCGGTGACCCGGTTCGCGGTCGCCCTCGGCTTCGACGGCTACCCCGCGCTGCGCAAGCACCTGCGCGAGGTCGCGCCCGCCGAACAGACGGGGGCCTCGGCGTCGTACAACGAGTACCAGCAGGCCGTCGAGGCCGAGATCGAGAACCTGAGGCATCTGGCGGAGCTGCTGGCCGATCCCCGGCCGGTCGCGAGGGCGGGCAGGCTGCTGGCCGCGTCCCGCCCGCTGCCGGTGCTCGGGCTGCGGGCCGCGGCCTCCCAGGCGTACGGCTTCGCCTACTTCGCCGCCAAGGTTCATCCCGACGTCCGGCTGCTCAACGAGGGCGGCACGATGATCCACGACCGGATCGACGCCGCGGTCCGGGCCGGCGCGTCCACCCTGCTGTGCTTCGCGCTGCCGAGGCATCCGCGGGAGGTCGTGGACACGCTGGGCTACGCCAAGGAGGCGGGCCTGACGGTCGTGACGGTCGCCGACTCCGCGTTCGCGCCGGTCGCCAAGGTGTCCGACCTGCTGCTGCCCGCCGCCGTCGGCACGGGGCTTGCCTTCGACACCGCCTGCGCGCCGATGCTGCTGGGCCGGGTACTGCTGGAGGCGATGTGCGACGACCTGCCCGACGCGCAGGCCCGCCTGGAGGAGTTCGACGCGAAGGCTGCGGCTAAGGGGCTTTTCGTGGAGTGA
- a CDS encoding ABC transporter ATP-binding protein encodes MIQFDAVHKRFPNGTTAVDDLSLEMPEGGVTVLVGSSGCGKTTTLRMINRMVDPTSGTIQVGGKDVTRQDAAELRRSIGYVIQQAGLFPHRTVLDNIATVPLLLGWGRRKARSRAAELLETVGLGADTGKRYPHQLSGGQQQRVGVARALAADPPVLLMDEPFGAVDPVVRAQLQDELVRLQQELNKTIVFVTHDVDEAVRLGDQIAIFRTGGHLVQCATPAELLARPADDFVADFLGAERGLKLLSLKTLAEVPQGPAPEGGDWTLVLDEARKPLHWAPTSDKGDRIPVRPLGDTDSLLSALNESVASPTGLIARVDADGVLTGVSSRDDIHEHAGNAHSEARVAA; translated from the coding sequence ATGATCCAGTTCGACGCGGTCCACAAGCGCTTCCCGAACGGCACGACAGCAGTCGACGACCTCTCCCTGGAGATGCCGGAGGGCGGCGTCACCGTGCTGGTCGGATCCTCCGGTTGCGGGAAGACGACCACCCTCAGGATGATCAACCGGATGGTCGACCCGACCTCCGGCACCATCCAGGTCGGCGGCAAGGACGTCACCCGGCAGGACGCGGCCGAACTGCGCCGCTCCATCGGGTACGTCATCCAGCAGGCCGGGCTCTTCCCGCACCGCACGGTGCTCGACAACATCGCCACCGTGCCGCTCCTGCTCGGCTGGGGACGCCGCAAGGCACGCTCCCGCGCCGCCGAGCTGCTGGAGACCGTCGGCCTCGGCGCCGACACCGGCAAGCGGTACCCGCACCAGCTCTCCGGCGGCCAGCAGCAGCGCGTCGGCGTGGCCCGCGCGCTCGCCGCCGACCCGCCCGTCCTGCTGATGGACGAGCCGTTCGGCGCGGTCGACCCGGTCGTGCGCGCCCAGCTCCAGGACGAACTCGTCCGCCTCCAGCAGGAGTTGAACAAGACCATCGTCTTCGTCACCCACGACGTCGACGAGGCCGTCCGCCTCGGCGACCAGATCGCGATCTTCCGCACCGGCGGCCACCTCGTGCAGTGCGCGACCCCCGCCGAGCTGCTCGCCCGCCCCGCCGACGACTTCGTGGCCGACTTCCTCGGCGCCGAGCGCGGCCTGAAGCTGCTCTCCCTGAAGACCCTCGCCGAGGTCCCGCAGGGCCCCGCGCCGGAGGGCGGCGACTGGACCCTCGTACTGGACGAGGCGCGCAAGCCCCTCCACTGGGCACCGACATCGGACAAGGGCGACCGGATTCCCGTACGACCGCTGGGGGACACCGACTCCCTGCTGTCCGCGCTCAACGAGTCCGTCGCCTCCCCCACCGGCCTGATCGCCCGCGTCGACGCCGACGGCGTCCTCACCGGCGTCTCGTCCCGCGACGACATCCACGAGCACGCGGGCAACGCGCACAGCGAAGCGCGAGTGGCCGCATGA
- a CDS encoding ABC transporter permease, with protein sequence MTIDWSWISDHTDDLTTLTVSHLQAALAAVFFGLLISLPLAVVAHRIRPLRGFLLGFSNVLFTIPSIAIFVLLLPVSGLTRTTTVIGLTVYTLVVLLRNTVEGLDSVPAKTKEAAKAMGTRPLRTLLTVELPLALPVIMAGVRIATVMSISLVSVATYIGDGGLGQLFTDGFQRNFPTPVIVGVVLTLLLAVIADALLVALQYALTPWKRRRA encoded by the coding sequence ATGACCATCGACTGGTCGTGGATATCCGACCACACCGACGACCTGACCACCCTCACGGTCTCCCACCTCCAGGCGGCCCTGGCCGCGGTCTTCTTCGGCCTGCTGATCTCGCTCCCGCTCGCGGTCGTGGCCCACCGGATCCGCCCCCTGCGCGGCTTCCTGCTCGGCTTCTCGAACGTGCTGTTCACGATCCCGTCGATCGCGATCTTCGTCCTGCTGCTCCCGGTCAGCGGCCTGACCCGCACGACGACCGTCATCGGCCTGACGGTCTACACGCTGGTCGTCCTGCTGCGGAACACGGTCGAAGGCCTCGACTCCGTCCCCGCGAAGACGAAGGAGGCGGCGAAGGCGATGGGCACGCGCCCGTTGCGCACGCTCCTCACGGTCGAACTCCCCCTCGCCCTCCCCGTGATCATGGCGGGCGTGCGGATCGCGACCGTCATGTCCATCTCCCTGGTCTCCGTCGCGACCTACATCGGCGACGGCGGCCTCGGCCAGCTGTTCACGGACGGCTTCCAGCGCAACTTCCCGACCCCGGTGATCGTAGGAGTGGTCCTCACACTGCTGCTCGCCGTGATCGCGGACGCGCTCCTGGTCGCCCTCCAGTACGCCCTCACCCCGTGGAAGAGGCGGCGAGCCTGA